The Lycium barbarum isolate Lr01 chromosome 9, ASM1917538v2, whole genome shotgun sequence genome has a segment encoding these proteins:
- the LOC132609598 gene encoding uncharacterized protein LOC132609598 — MVIPPPVRPERVLKYLKPYVLRMHFTNKYVNAQVVHTPTATVAASASTQEKGLRLAMVEAKENTRDVAAAAKIGKLLGERLQIKGIPAISVFYKREQRYHGKVKAVIDSVREAGIELV, encoded by the coding sequence ATGGTGATTCCTCCACCAGTTAGACCAGAAAGAGTGCTGAAGTATCTCAAACCTTACGTGCTGAGGATGCACTTCACAAACAAGTACGTAAATGCTCAAGTAGTTCACACACCAACGGCAACAGTGGCTGCTTCCGCAAGCACACAAGAGAAAGGCTTAAGGCTTGCCATGGTAGAAGCAAAAGAAAATACTAGAGATGTTGCTGCCGCTGCAAAAATAGGCAAGTTGTTGGGAGAGCGGTTGCAGATTAAAGGTATTCCGGCCATATCTGTTTTCTATAAGAGAGAGCAACGATACCATGGGAAGGTCAAAGCAGTTATTGATTCAGTGAGAGAAGCGGGGATAGAATTGGTTTGA
- the LOC132609599 gene encoding pectin acetylesterase 8-like isoform X1 — protein MVKGTMQLWLRAIITLLILIITEGHPVDITYLQSAVAKGAVCLDGSPPAYHFDKGFGAGANNWFIQLEGGAWCNNATTCLARAKTRLGSSKLMAKTVSFSGILSNKAKFNPDFYNWNRIRIRYCDGASFTGDVQAVDPKTKVYYRGARIFSAVMEDFLAKGMKNAQNAFLAGCSAGSLAAILHCDRFKSLLPPGAKVKCLSDAGFFINAKTVAGTSHIEQYYGEVVNTHGSAKNLPQSCTSRLKPGLCFFPQNVAQQIKTPLFLVNAAYDSWQIKNILAPGVADPHGTWHNCKLDILKCSSAQLQTIQAFRLEFLKALNSLGPSSTRGYYINSCYAHCQTGTQETWLRDDSPILAGTTIAKAVGDWYYDRKQFQEIDCPYPCNKTCKNRKFESRQII, from the exons ATGGTAAAAGGGACAATGCAACTATGGCTACGTGCAATAATAACTTTGCTTATATTGATTATTACTGAAGGGCACCCAGTTGATATTACTTATCTACAGAGTGCAGTAGCTAAAGGAGCTG TATGTTTGGATGGGAGTCCGCCAGCATACCATTTTGATAAAGGATTTGGAGCAGGAGCTAACAACTGGTTTATCCAACTTGAG GGAGGAGCATGGTGCAACAACGCCACGACTTGCCTTGCCCGTGCAAAAACACGATTGGGATCATCTAAACTCATGGCAAAGACAGTGTCTTTTTCCGGGATTTTGAGCAACAAGGCTAAGTTTAATCCAG ACTTTTACAACTGGAACAGAATTAGAATTAGATATTGTGATGGAGCATCCTTTACTGGTGATGTTCAAGCAGTCGATCCG AAAACAAAGGTATACTACAGAGGAGCCAGGATTTTTTCAGCTGTTATGGAGGATTTCTTGGCAAAAGGAATGAAGAACGCTCAGAAT GCTTTTCTGGCGGGATGTTCGGCTGGTAGTTTGGCTGCAATTCTACATTGTGACAGATTTAAAAGTCTCCTGCCACCGGGCGCTAAAGTTAAATGTCTTTCCGATGCTGGTTTCTTTATCAATGC GAAGACTGTTGCAGGTACCTCTCATATCGAACAGTACTACGGTGAAGTTGTCAACACACAT GGTTCCGCGAAGAATTTGCCTCAATCGTGTACCTCGAGACTGAAACCGGGATTG TGTTTTTTCCCACAAAATGTTGCGCAACAAATCAAGACACCACTTTTCCTAGTAAATGCAGCCTATGATTCCTGGCAG ATAAAGAATATTTTGGCTCCTGGCGTTGCTGATCCTCATGGAACTTGGCACAACTGCAAGCTTGACATATTGAAATGCTCTTCTGCTCAGCTCCAAACCATACAAG CTTTTAGGTTGGAGTTCTTAAAAGCATTGAATTCACTTGGCCCATCCTCGACAAGAGGGTATTACATCAATTCCTGTTATGCACATTGTCAAACTGGAACACAAGAGACATGGCTAAGGGACGACTCGCCAATATTGGCTGGCACG ACAATTGCCAAAGCAGTTGGGGACTGGTATTATGATAGAAAACAATTCCAAGAGATTGACTGTCCTTACCCCTGCAACAAGACCTGCAAGAACCGGAAGTTTGAATCTCGTCAGATAATATAG
- the LOC132609599 gene encoding pectin acetylesterase 8-like isoform X2 yields MAKTVSFSGILSNKAKFNPDFYNWNRIRIRYCDGASFTGDVQAVDPKTKVYYRGARIFSAVMEDFLAKGMKNAQNAFLAGCSAGSLAAILHCDRFKSLLPPGAKVKCLSDAGFFINAKTVAGTSHIEQYYGEVVNTHGSAKNLPQSCTSRLKPGLCFFPQNVAQQIKTPLFLVNAAYDSWQIKNILAPGVADPHGTWHNCKLDILKCSSAQLQTIQAFRLEFLKALNSLGPSSTRGYYINSCYAHCQTGTQETWLRDDSPILAGTTIAKAVGDWYYDRKQFQEIDCPYPCNKTCKNRKFESRQII; encoded by the exons ATGGCAAAGACAGTGTCTTTTTCCGGGATTTTGAGCAACAAGGCTAAGTTTAATCCAG ACTTTTACAACTGGAACAGAATTAGAATTAGATATTGTGATGGAGCATCCTTTACTGGTGATGTTCAAGCAGTCGATCCG AAAACAAAGGTATACTACAGAGGAGCCAGGATTTTTTCAGCTGTTATGGAGGATTTCTTGGCAAAAGGAATGAAGAACGCTCAGAAT GCTTTTCTGGCGGGATGTTCGGCTGGTAGTTTGGCTGCAATTCTACATTGTGACAGATTTAAAAGTCTCCTGCCACCGGGCGCTAAAGTTAAATGTCTTTCCGATGCTGGTTTCTTTATCAATGC GAAGACTGTTGCAGGTACCTCTCATATCGAACAGTACTACGGTGAAGTTGTCAACACACAT GGTTCCGCGAAGAATTTGCCTCAATCGTGTACCTCGAGACTGAAACCGGGATTG TGTTTTTTCCCACAAAATGTTGCGCAACAAATCAAGACACCACTTTTCCTAGTAAATGCAGCCTATGATTCCTGGCAG ATAAAGAATATTTTGGCTCCTGGCGTTGCTGATCCTCATGGAACTTGGCACAACTGCAAGCTTGACATATTGAAATGCTCTTCTGCTCAGCTCCAAACCATACAAG CTTTTAGGTTGGAGTTCTTAAAAGCATTGAATTCACTTGGCCCATCCTCGACAAGAGGGTATTACATCAATTCCTGTTATGCACATTGTCAAACTGGAACACAAGAGACATGGCTAAGGGACGACTCGCCAATATTGGCTGGCACG ACAATTGCCAAAGCAGTTGGGGACTGGTATTATGATAGAAAACAATTCCAAGAGATTGACTGTCCTTACCCCTGCAACAAGACCTGCAAGAACCGGAAGTTTGAATCTCGTCAGATAATATAG